The sequence GGCGCCGCCAAGGGCGGGCAGGGGATGCAGATCATTCTCGAGGGCGAGGACGTAACCCACGCGATCCGTAACGAGCAGGTCGGCGCCGGTGCCTCGCAGGTCGCCGCATTGCCGGTGGTGCGCGATGCATTGTTGCAGCGGCAGAAGGCGTTCCGCGAACCGCCCGGGCTGGTCGCTGACGGGCGAGACATGGGAACCGTGGTGTTCCCCGACGCATCCCTGAAGATTTTCCTGACCGCCAGCGCGGAGGAAAGAGCCCGTCGCCGCTTCCTGCAGTTGAAGGACAAGGGTGATGATGTTAATCTCGCGAGTCTTCTCGATGAGATACGGGCGCGCGACGAGCGTGATACCCAGCGTGAAGTGGCTCCGCTGAAACCGGCAGACGATGCGGTCGAGATGGATTCCACCGATCTTTCCATCGAGCAGGTGCTAGGACAGATTCTGAGTGAAGTCGCCAAGCGCGATTTCGCCTGAAGAGCGACCGCCGAGAGGCGGCCCGACGGCTTCTCGAAACCGGGAGGCTGTTAACAAGGAGGCATGTGGGAGTCCAGATCTCGTCCCGCAGGCCTTTTTTTATATGAATGAACCCACTTCTATCTGGGATGTGGAGATTGGGCGGATCCTCGTCCGAAAACAGCAGGAATAAACATGAGCGAAAGCTTTGCAGAACTTTTTGAAGAAAGCCTGAAAACCCTCGACATGCAGCCGGGTGCGATCATCACCGGCATCGTGGTCGACATCGACGGTGACTGGGTCACTGTTCATGCCGGTCTGAAATCCGAGGGCGTCATCCCGGTCGAGCAGTTCTACAACGAGCAGGGCGAGCTGACCATCAGCGTGGGTGACGAAGTTCACGTTGCGCTGGACGCGGTTGAAGATGGCTTCGGTGAAACCAAGCTGTCCCGCGAAAAAGCCAAGCGTGCAGAGTGCTGGATTGTTCTGGAAGCGGCTTTCGCAGCTGAGGAAGTGGTCAAGGGCGTTATCAACGGTAAGGTTAAGGGCGGCTTCACGGTCGACGTTAACGGCATCCGTGCGTTCCTGCCAGGTTCCCTGGTTGATGTCCGTCCAGTGCGTGATACCACTCACCTGGAAGGCAAGGAACTCGAGTTCAAGGTCATCAAGCTCGACCAGAAGCGCAACAACGTTGTCGTTTCCCGTCGTAGCGTCCTGGAAGCCGAGAACAGCGCCGAGCGCGAAGCGCTGCTGGAATCGCTGCAGGAAGGCCAGCAGGTCAAGGGTATCGTCAAGAACCTCACCGACTACGGCGCATTCGTCGACCTGGGCGGCGTGGACGGCCTGCTGCACATCACCGACATGGCCTGGAAGCGCATCAAGCATCCGTCGGAAATCGTCAACGTTGGCGATGAGATCGACGTCAAGGTGCTGAAGTTCGACCGCGAGCGTAACCGCGTATCCCTGGGTCTGAAGCAGCTGGGTGAAGACCCATGGGTTGCCATCAAGGCCCGTTACCCGGAAAACACCCGCGTCATGGCCCGCGTCACCAACCTCACCGACTACGGCTGCTTCGCCGAGCTGGAAGAGGGCGTCGAAGGTCTGGTACACGTTTCCGAAATGGATTGGACCAACAAGAACATCCACCCGTCGAAGGTCGTTCAGGTCGGCGACGAAGTGGAAGTCATGGTGCTGGACATCGACGAAGAGCGTCGTCGTATCTCCCTCGGCATCAAGCAGTGCAAGTCCAACCCATGGGAAGACTTCTCTGGCCAGTTCAACAAGGGCGACCGTATCTCCGGCACCATCAAGTCGATCACCGATTTCGGTATCTTCATTGGTCTGGACGGCGGCATCGACGGCCTGGTTCACCTGTCCGACATTTCCTGGAACGAAGCCGGTGAAGAAGCCGTGCGTCGCTTCAAGAAGGGCGACGAGCTGGACACCGTCATTCTGTCGGTCGATCCGGAGCGTGAGCGCATCTCCCTGGGCATCAAGCAGCTGGAAGACGATCCGTTCTCCAACTACGCCTCCGTCAATGACAAGGGCAGCATCGTTCGCGGTATCGTGAAAGAAGTTGACGCCAAAGGCGCCATCATCGATCTGGGTAACGATATCGAAGCTACGCTGAAAGCCTCCGAAATCAGCCGTGACCGCGTTGAAGACGCGCGTAACGTCCTGAAGGAAGGCGAAGAAGTCGAAGCCAAGATCATCAGCATCGACCGCAAGAGCCGCGTCATCAGCCTGTCCATCAAGTCGAAAGACGTTGAGGACGAGAAAGACGCGATGAAGGAACTGCGTACCAAGCAGGACGTAGAACCTGCTGCCGGTCCGACCACCATTGGTGATCTGATCCGTGCGCAAATGGAAAACCAGAACTAAGTTCTGCGATCCATTAAAAAGGGCGACTTCGGTCGCCCTTTTTTGTGCCCGCTTTTCGGCGGTGCGCCTTGCGGCCAGCGCCTGCTGCACGCCTCAATCTCGATGTGTGCCGGACGCCAGTGCCTGGTTCACGGCCAGCCAGCCCGCCACGGCTTCGTCGCCTACCTGTTTGAATGCGCGTTCGAGCAGGCGCACTTGCTCCCGTCTGAGCGCCTGCTCGAGCTTGGCGCCCTCAGGGGTGAAGCGCAGCATCCGCTTGCGCTTGTCATCCTCGGCCGTCCGGCTTTCCACCAGGTGCATTTCGATCAGTTGGCGCAGCGGTATGTTCAGTGCCTGCTTGCTTACGCCCAGGTAGTTGAGCAGCTCTTTGACGCTGAGGTCTGGATAACCTGCGATAAAGAACAGGATGCGGTGATGCACGCGGGAAAGTCCCCGGCGAGCGAGCATTTCATCCGGTTTGGCCGTGAAGGCCTGATAACCGAGAAAGAAACTCTCCATGATCTGGCGCTGAATTGTGCTTTTTTTTAGGTCAGGCATATTGACGTATTCGCGATCTTGGGCGTAATTTTGGTCAAGTAGTTTGACTCATTTTATTCCCTCCTGCATCCGGTACCCCAATGGCCTTCTCCGAACGCGTCGACCGCCTGAAAAGCTCGCTGATCCGTGAAATTCTCGCCGCTGCGCAGCGTCCCGAGGTGATGTCGTTTGCTGGAGGATTGCCAGCCGAGTCGATGCTGCCGAAGGTGGAGTGGGCGCAGATGCCGGTGAGCATGGGGCAGTACGGCATGAGCGAAGGAGAGCCGGCCTTGCGTGAGGTCATCGCCGCACAAGCACGTGCGCTCGGCGTTGATTGCACGGCCAGTCAGGTGCTTATCGTCAGTGGGTCCCAGCAGACCCTGGACCTTGCCTCGAAGCTGTTTATCGACCGTGGCACCGAGGTCTTGCTCGAGGCGCCGACCTATCTGGCGGCGCTACAGGTTTTCCAACTGTTCGGTGCTGATTGTCTCGCCGTGCCGCAGGAGGCCGATGGTCCGTCGCTGGAGGCGTTGCGTCAGCGATTGGAACAGCATAAGCCGGCATTCGCTTACCTCATTCCAACCTTCCAGAATCCATCGGCCGTGCGCTATAGCGAAGAGAAACGCGACGCGGTCGCGGCGCTGCTCGATGAGTTCAACGTCACCCTGATCGAAGATGAGCCCTATCGCGAGCTGGTGTTCGACGAAGGCAGTGCCCGACCCATTGTCAGCCGCATGCGCAAGGCGAGCTGGATATACACCGGTACGGTGTCCAAGACCTTGTTGCCGGGCCTGCGGGTGGGTTACCTGATCGCAACACCCGATCTTTTCCCTTATTTGCTGCGGCTCAAGCAATCGGCCGATCTGCACACCAACCGTATTGGCCAATGGCAGGCACTGCAATGGCTGGGAAGCGAGCAGTACCATGCTCACCTGAGCGAGCTGCGCCGCTTTTACCGGTTGCGCCGTGATGCGATGCAGGACGCGTTGCAAGCGTATTTTGGCGACCTGGCTGATTGGCAGCTTCCCCAGGGCGGGCTGTTCTTCTGGTTGCAGCTCAAACACCCGGTGGATACGCGAACCCTGCTCAAGCCCGCCCTGGCAGAGAACGTGGTGTTCATGCCCGGAGAGCCGTTCTTTGTCGATCCCGAGCAGAATCTGGGGTACCTGCGGCTCAATTTCAGCCACGTTGCGCCGGAGCGCCTGAGCGAAGGCGTGCGGCGCTTGGCGAATGTGATACGCGAATCACACGTGGTCGAGGCGGCATAACGAAATGCCGGTGCTTGCGGTGCCGCAGGGGGGAGGATATGTACAAGGTTTACGGTGATTACCGGTCCGGCAACTGCTACAAGGTCAAGCTGATGCTGCATCTGCTTGGGCGGGACTACCAGTGGGTGCCGGTGGATATTCTTCGCGGCGAGAGCCGTGAAGAGGCGTTCCTGAAAAAGAATCCCAACGGCAAAATCCCGGTGCTCGAACTGGACGATGGCACCTGTCTATGGGAGTCGAACGCCATCCTCAACTTTCTCGCCGAGGGCTCCGAGTTTCTCCCGTCGAGCCCGCGGTTGCGCACGCAGGTTCTGCAGTGGCAGTTCTTCGAGCAGTACAGCCATGAGCCGTTCATTGCCGTGGCGCGATTCATCAAGGTCTACCTGGGCTTGCCCGATGATCGCCTGGGTGAATATGCGGCCAAGCAATTGGACGGTTATCACGCACTGGATGTCATGGAGCAGCAGTTGCTGCGCACGCCCTATCTCGTCGATGACCAATACTCGATTGCGGACGTTGCGCTGTATGCCTATACGCATGTAGCCGAGGAGGGCGGCTTCCGGCTGGACGGGTATCCTGCGATCCGTGCGTGGTTGCAGCGTGTCGCCGGGCATCCACGGCATGTGGGTATGTTCGACGGGAAAGCGGAAGCGTAGCGCGGCGATGCGCTTGGCAATGGCCGGCCGCGCGCGGGAGCGCCCAGCCGGTCGGTTACCGGACCAGGCCGAGGAACTCGCTGCGGGTGGCGGCGTTTTCGCGGAACTGGCCGAGCATGACCGAGGTGACCATCGACGAGTTCTGCTTCTCGACGCCGCGCATCATCATGCACATGTGCTGGGCTTCAATGACGACAGCCACGCCCCAGGCGCCGGTGACCTGCTGGATTGCCTCGGCGATCTCGCGGGTAAGATTTTCCTGGATCTGCAGTCTGCGAGCGTACATGTCGACGATACGAGCGACTTTGGAAAGGCCGAGCACCTTGCCGTTCGGCAGGTAAGCGACGTGAGCCTTGCCAATGAACGGAAGCATATGGTGTTCGCACAATGAATACAGCTCGATGTTCTTCACCAATACCATTTCGCTGTTGTCGGAGCTGAACAGCGCACCGTTGGTGACTTCCTCGAGCGTCTGCTGGTAGCCCTTGCACAGGTACTGCATGGCTTTGGCGGCGCGCTTGGGCGTATCGAGCAGGCCCTCGCGGTTAACGTCCTCACCCAGTTGGCCGAGGATCGCGGTGTAATGTGTTTCCAGGGACATGTGACTACCTGTCAGGCTTGCGAAAAAGCGCGAATGCGAAGGTTAGGGGGTCGGCGGCCGGGCTGCAAGCAGCATGCGGCATGAATGAGCGGATCGAGCGTCGGACGTGACGCTACTCGTCGCGTCCCTCCAGCATGGTCCGCTTGAGGATCACGTATACCGCGCCGGTACCGCCATGCCTCGGCAAGCAGGAGGTGAAGCCCAGTACCTGCGTATGTTGGCGTAGCCAGGTATTGACGTGGCTTTTGATCAGCGGCCGCTTGCCGTCGATTCTGGCGGCCTTGCCATGGGTTACCCGCACACATCGGATTTCGAACCTGCAGGCTTCGGCGAGAAAGTCCCAGAGCAACTCGCGCGCTTTCTCAACGCTCAGGCCATGTAGATCCAGGCTGCCTTCGAAGGGGATCTGGCCGGCTTTCAGTTTGCGCATCTGGCTGTCCTGGACACCGTCGCGTGCCCAGTACAGTTCATCTTCTGCGGCAACATCGATGACGAACTGATCTGACAGGCCATCGATACGGGTCTGGTCATCACGGATGACGGCATTGGCTCGCCGCGTGGCGATCTGCGCCTTGTTACTGCGCGGTTTGCCGGTGTCGGCGCGGTCGTGCTCGATCGGCTTGACGCCACGAACAGCCGACTTGAACAGGGAAAAATCATCTTCTTGCATGGGGCCTCCGCAGTTGCCGGCAATTTTACCCCAAAGTTCCACCGATCGATCGCTTCGCTGAACCAGTGCAGGCACGCGGCGGTTGCCGTGCGATCACCGCTTGTTTTTCAGGCGGGGAGACAGGCTCAGCCCGCCAGGCTCACGTAAGCGACGGCGCACGCGACGCCGGATGAGCAAGCCGAGCAACCACAGGACCAGGCCGACCACCAGCAGCGTCACGGCAGCCTCGCGATCGAGCGCCATGCGCGCAATGGCTTCCTGGGGGCCGAACAGAGCGGCCGCGCCAGCGCCGCCCAGCAGTATGCCGAAGAGGATCAGCAGCAGACCGAGCGCTGAGCCGAGGCGCGCACCCCAACTGCGCTGTTGGCGAGGGCGCAGGCGGCGCGCATCGAATCCATCGGATCGTTTCATGGTTACCTCGTCAGAACTGGCTATGACCGGGACGGGGCCGGTCAGGTTCATTCATTGCCAGGTAACGCGTTACGGCTTGAAGGCTACGCCAATGCGCTGGCATCGGCCACGCAGACGGCGAAGTTGTCGGCAAGGATGGTCATCTCCATGCGGTGCACTTGCGCCGCCTCGATCGCGCCGTCTCCCATCGGCAGGTCGCGCGTCGCGCAGGCCTTGTCAACGAGGGTGCAGCGATAGCCATAGTCTTTCGCAGCGCGAACCGTGGTGCTTACGCTGGAATGGGTCATGAAGCCGCAGACGATGAGGTCGAGACGGCCGTGCTGCTGCAGTAATTCGTGCAGTTGGGTACCCGCGAAAGCGTTGGGGAGCGTTTTGCCAATCACGGTTTCGCCGGGAAGCGGAGCCGCCTCCGGCATGATCTGTCCGCGCAGGCCTTGCGGATCGAAGAGGCCGCCGGGAATGCCCAGGTGATGAACGTGTACGACGGGAGCGCCAGCCGCGCGGGCAGCGGCCAGCAACGTGCGGATTTGCTCGAGCGCCGCGTTCAGATTCGGCAGAGCCAGTGTGCCTGTCCGATATTCTTCCTGAACGTCGATGACCACCAGGGTCGCGTTAGCCAGAGTCGCCGGTGCATAACTACGGCCACTGAGCTGAAGCATGGTCTGTGGCTTGGACATGACTGACTCCTTGTTTTGAGAGGGGCATGATTGTGGCGCCAGTTGAACGATATGTGAACAGCCCAAGGTAATGAATTCGCCATCTGAATCGAAGATAACAGGCAATAGGCCACTACCTTCTCCGCATAACGCTGAGAAACTCGCTCGGCCATCGGCTAAACTTTCGCGCTTTTGACAGGAGATGCCTTGTGACCGCTTCGCTTTCCCGCTTGCGCACCTTGCGTGACCACATCCGCTGGGCGGTCAGCCGCTTCCATGCCGAGCAACTGTATTTCGGCCACGGCACGGACAACGCCTGGGATGAGGCGCGTCAATTGGTGCTCGGTGCGCTGCACTTGCCGTGGGAAATGGCGGACAGCTATCTCGATTGCCGTCTGGAGGACGATGAGCGCGAACACTTGCAGGGCTTGCTGCGCCGACGGATCGAGGAGCGCGTGCCTACCGCCTATCTGCTCGGGCAGGCATGGTTCTGCGGACTGCCGTTCATTGTCGATGAGCGCGTGCTGATCCCACGTTCACCGATCGGACAACTGATCGAGCGCCGTTTCGAACCCTGGTTGGCGCAGAGCCCCGCGCGGATCCTTGACCTGTGCACCGGCTCCGGCTGCATCGGTATCGCCTGCGCCTATGAGTTTCTCGATGCCCAAGTGGTGCTGGCGGATCTGTCCTTCGAGGCGCTCGAAGTGGCTAACCGCAACATCGAACAGCACGGATTGGAGGACCGGGTCTATACGGTTCAGAGCGATGGCTTCGACGGCCTGCCCAGGCAGCGCTTCGACCTGATCGTCTCGAACCCGCCGTACGTGGACGCGGAGGATTTCGCCGACATGCCCGATGAGTATCACCATGAGCCGGCGTTGGGGTTGGCGTGCGGCGATGATGGCCTGGACCTGGTGCGCCGAATGCTGGCCGAGGCTGCCGATCACCTGACCGAAACCGGCACGCTGGTCATCGAGGTCGGCAACAGCCAGGTGCACGTGGAAGCGCTTTATCCGGAAGTGGATTTCACCTGGCTGGACTTCACCGACGGTGGCCATGGGGTGTTCCTGCTCGCCGCGAACCAGTGTCGGGAACACCAGGCGCTGTTTCGCGAGCGGCTCGAACGCTGATGCACAGCCGGCGCTGACCGTGAGGCGGCGCCGGCGTGATCAGCGGGTCGCGATCCAGATCAGCAGCCCCGCCTGGAACAGCGCGAACGCGATGAGGCAGGCGATGGTGAACCTGAGCCCGCCGTCTTCGCGGCGAAACCTGTTCAGGCGCTCCTGCATGTCGCGAATCGTGTTTTCCTGCATCAATAGATTCTGATCGGCTTGTTCGAGCATCGCCGCGGCGTCCTTGAGCTCGATGATCTGCACCTTCTCGGTGTTCCAGTCGGGGCGCAGCGCACTGACCCGAGGCGCGCCATAGGTTGCCTTGAGCTGTTGAGGCTCTGGATAGAGGACATCCAGGCCCTGGCTCAGCAGACAATGGTCCCGTCGCAAACGCATGTCATTGCTGGTGATGTCCCTGGCCGGAAGCGCGCGCCCTTCGACCAGGTAGTGCGCCCAGCGCTTTTGTGCCCAGAGCGCGCCCTGTGCCAGCAGGAAGCGCCCAAGGCCACGGTTGACCGGCTCCACGCGCAGCCCCGAATCGGGACCGAAGCGCACTTCCTTGGCGCGATGATCCGCCCAGATTTCCAGTACGTTGTGCTTGTTGGACACGATCTGGCCCGGCAGCCGCACGATGAGCCTCAGCAGGCTCTGCTGCGGCGTGTGCCGCTCGACCTGCGCCAGTTCGACGAACCTGAGCGGCCGTGGGCCGGTCTCACGGTCGGTTGGCAGCCCTGACAGG is a genomic window of Stutzerimonas stutzeri containing:
- the cmk gene encoding (d)CMP kinase, which gives rise to MIRQVPVITIDGPSGSGKGTVAALLAAKLGWNFLDSGALYRLLAFAARNHGVDLTNEEALKLLAAHLDVQFGAAKGGQGMQIILEGEDVTHAIRNEQVGAGASQVAALPVVRDALLQRQKAFREPPGLVADGRDMGTVVFPDASLKIFLTASAEERARRRFLQLKDKGDDVNLASLLDEIRARDERDTQREVAPLKPADDAVEMDSTDLSIEQVLGQILSEVAKRDFA
- the rpsA gene encoding 30S ribosomal protein S1; protein product: MSESFAELFEESLKTLDMQPGAIITGIVVDIDGDWVTVHAGLKSEGVIPVEQFYNEQGELTISVGDEVHVALDAVEDGFGETKLSREKAKRAECWIVLEAAFAAEEVVKGVINGKVKGGFTVDVNGIRAFLPGSLVDVRPVRDTTHLEGKELEFKVIKLDQKRNNVVVSRRSVLEAENSAEREALLESLQEGQQVKGIVKNLTDYGAFVDLGGVDGLLHITDMAWKRIKHPSEIVNVGDEIDVKVLKFDRERNRVSLGLKQLGEDPWVAIKARYPENTRVMARVTNLTDYGCFAELEEGVEGLVHVSEMDWTNKNIHPSKVVQVGDEVEVMVLDIDEERRRISLGIKQCKSNPWEDFSGQFNKGDRISGTIKSITDFGIFIGLDGGIDGLVHLSDISWNEAGEEAVRRFKKGDELDTVILSVDPERERISLGIKQLEDDPFSNYASVNDKGSIVRGIVKEVDAKGAIIDLGNDIEATLKASEISRDRVEDARNVLKEGEEVEAKIISIDRKSRVISLSIKSKDVEDEKDAMKELRTKQDVEPAAGPTTIGDLIRAQMENQN
- a CDS encoding MarR family winged helix-turn-helix transcriptional regulator yields the protein MPDLKKSTIQRQIMESFFLGYQAFTAKPDEMLARRGLSRVHHRILFFIAGYPDLSVKELLNYLGVSKQALNIPLRQLIEMHLVESRTAEDDKRKRMLRFTPEGAKLEQALRREQVRLLERAFKQVGDEAVAGWLAVNQALASGTHRD
- a CDS encoding PLP-dependent aminotransferase family protein, with protein sequence MAFSERVDRLKSSLIREILAAAQRPEVMSFAGGLPAESMLPKVEWAQMPVSMGQYGMSEGEPALREVIAAQARALGVDCTASQVLIVSGSQQTLDLASKLFIDRGTEVLLEAPTYLAALQVFQLFGADCLAVPQEADGPSLEALRQRLEQHKPAFAYLIPTFQNPSAVRYSEEKRDAVAALLDEFNVTLIEDEPYRELVFDEGSARPIVSRMRKASWIYTGTVSKTLLPGLRVGYLIATPDLFPYLLRLKQSADLHTNRIGQWQALQWLGSEQYHAHLSELRRFYRLRRDAMQDALQAYFGDLADWQLPQGGLFFWLQLKHPVDTRTLLKPALAENVVFMPGEPFFVDPEQNLGYLRLNFSHVAPERLSEGVRRLANVIRESHVVEAA
- a CDS encoding glutathione S-transferase family protein; translation: MYKVYGDYRSGNCYKVKLMLHLLGRDYQWVPVDILRGESREEAFLKKNPNGKIPVLELDDGTCLWESNAILNFLAEGSEFLPSSPRLRTQVLQWQFFEQYSHEPFIAVARFIKVYLGLPDDRLGEYAAKQLDGYHALDVMEQQLLRTPYLVDDQYSIADVALYAYTHVAEEGGFRLDGYPAIRAWLQRVAGHPRHVGMFDGKAEA
- the folE gene encoding GTP cyclohydrolase I FolE, with translation MSLETHYTAILGQLGEDVNREGLLDTPKRAAKAMQYLCKGYQQTLEEVTNGALFSSDNSEMVLVKNIELYSLCEHHMLPFIGKAHVAYLPNGKVLGLSKVARIVDMYARRLQIQENLTREIAEAIQQVTGAWGVAVVIEAQHMCMMMRGVEKQNSSMVTSVMLGQFRENAATRSEFLGLVR
- a CDS encoding Smr/MutS family protein, with amino-acid sequence MQEDDFSLFKSAVRGVKPIEHDRADTGKPRSNKAQIATRRANAVIRDDQTRIDGLSDQFVIDVAAEDELYWARDGVQDSQMRKLKAGQIPFEGSLDLHGLSVEKARELLWDFLAEACRFEIRCVRVTHGKAARIDGKRPLIKSHVNTWLRQHTQVLGFTSCLPRHGGTGAVYVILKRTMLEGRDE
- a CDS encoding cysteine hydrolase family protein, with the protein product MSKPQTMLQLSGRSYAPATLANATLVVIDVQEEYRTGTLALPNLNAALEQIRTLLAAARAAGAPVVHVHHLGIPGGLFDPQGLRGQIMPEAAPLPGETVIGKTLPNAFAGTQLHELLQQHGRLDLIVCGFMTHSSVSTTVRAAKDYGYRCTLVDKACATRDLPMGDGAIEAAQVHRMEMTILADNFAVCVADASALA
- the prmB gene encoding 50S ribosomal protein L3 N(5)-glutamine methyltransferase, translated to MTASLSRLRTLRDHIRWAVSRFHAEQLYFGHGTDNAWDEARQLVLGALHLPWEMADSYLDCRLEDDEREHLQGLLRRRIEERVPTAYLLGQAWFCGLPFIVDERVLIPRSPIGQLIERRFEPWLAQSPARILDLCTGSGCIGIACAYEFLDAQVVLADLSFEALEVANRNIEQHGLEDRVYTVQSDGFDGLPRQRFDLIVSNPPYVDAEDFADMPDEYHHEPALGLACGDDGLDLVRRMLAEAADHLTETGTLVIEVGNSQVHVEALYPEVDFTWLDFTDGGHGVFLLAANQCREHQALFRERLER